A part of Prolixibacteraceae bacterium genomic DNA contains:
- a CDS encoding TatD family hydrolase yields the protein MSSKYINIHTHSNLSSDQTNIISIYSHSIGDSRCITRGYYSIGVHPWDVESLSIEAVEQKIMAYLQDERCVAIGEIGLDYHRNLDHDLQRKVFGVQLRLANKCHKPVILHVVKSYHDILSYWKENQGVWIFHAFQGSEEFMLRFIDAPVYFSLGIREVNRLKKMNLIHLIPLDKLFLETDDKGDTIEEVYAHFCVNSGYPLEMIKKCIFGNFCKVFKDVKY from the coding sequence ATGTCAAGTAAATATATAAACATACATACACATTCGAATCTTAGTAGTGATCAGACGAATATTATTTCGATATATAGTCATTCCATTGGTGATAGTCGATGTATTACAAGAGGATATTATTCTATCGGGGTTCATCCATGGGATGTAGAATCACTCTCTATTGAAGCAGTGGAGCAAAAGATAATGGCTTATTTACAGGATGAGCGTTGTGTTGCTATTGGTGAAATAGGTCTTGATTACCATCGTAACTTGGATCATGATCTTCAGCGAAAAGTCTTTGGCGTACAACTACGGTTGGCAAATAAATGTCATAAGCCAGTAATACTTCATGTCGTAAAGAGTTATCATGATATATTGAGTTATTGGAAAGAAAATCAGGGGGTTTGGATATTTCATGCTTTTCAAGGAAGTGAAGAATTTATGTTACGATTTATAGATGCTCCTGTCTATTTTTCGTTAGGAATAAGAGAGGTTAATCGTTTGAAAAAGATGAACTTGATTCACCTGATACCATTGGATAAGCTCTTTTTGGAGACCGATGATAAGGGGGATACGATTGAAGAAGTCTATGCACATTTCTGTGTGAATAGTGGTTATCCTTTGGAGATGATAAAAAAGTGTATATTTGGCAACTTTTGTAAGGTATTTAAAGATGTCAAATATTAG
- the rocD gene encoding ornithine--oxo-acid transaminase, whose protein sequence is MKKSSNYYMDLEHHYGAHNYHPIPAILSKGEGIYVWDVEGNKYMDFLAAYSAVNQGHCHPRLVKVMQEQCQKLTLTSRAYYNDQLGEWEKYTANLFGYDKMLPMNSGAEADETALKLLRKWAYEVKGIPENEAKIVVCDGNFHGRTITIVSMSSDPSAYGGYGPYTPGFIRIPYNDLDALEEVLKDPLVAGLLIEPIQAEAGVYVPNDGFIHNASLLCKRHNCLLVADEVQTGLGRTGRMLACDHEGVRPDILVLGKAISGGMLPVSCVLADDEIMLTIRPGEHGSTYGGNPLAAVVAVEALKIIEDEDLITNSELLGKIFREEMKHIPSRYIKEVRGKGLLNAIEIDAASPKSAWDLCLELKDRGILAKPTHDYNIRFTPPLVINEAQLREAIEIIKDVLVNI, encoded by the coding sequence ATGAAAAAGAGTTCGAACTACTACATGGACCTTGAACACCATTATGGTGCCCATAACTATCATCCTATACCAGCTATTTTAAGTAAAGGAGAGGGCATCTATGTATGGGATGTTGAAGGAAACAAATACATGGATTTTCTTGCAGCATATTCTGCTGTCAACCAAGGACACTGTCACCCAAGGCTAGTAAAAGTAATGCAAGAACAGTGTCAAAAACTAACTCTTACATCTAGAGCCTATTATAATGATCAATTAGGAGAGTGGGAGAAATATACTGCAAATCTTTTTGGGTACGATAAAATGCTCCCTATGAATAGTGGAGCTGAAGCTGACGAAACGGCATTAAAACTATTACGAAAATGGGCATATGAAGTTAAAGGTATTCCTGAAAATGAAGCGAAGATAGTAGTCTGTGATGGAAACTTCCATGGAAGAACAATCACAATTGTTTCGATGTCATCCGATCCTTCTGCATATGGTGGCTACGGGCCCTATACTCCTGGTTTTATTCGAATTCCATATAATGACCTTGATGCATTAGAAGAGGTATTAAAAGATCCACTTGTTGCGGGTTTACTTATCGAACCTATTCAAGCGGAAGCAGGAGTATATGTTCCCAATGATGGTTTTATTCACAATGCTTCATTACTTTGTAAAAGACACAACTGCTTACTTGTAGCCGATGAAGTGCAAACAGGACTAGGCCGTACAGGTAGAATGCTTGCTTGCGATCACGAAGGTGTACGACCAGATATCCTTGTCTTAGGAAAAGCAATCTCTGGAGGAATGCTTCCTGTATCTTGTGTACTAGCAGATGATGAGATTATGCTTACAATACGACCTGGCGAGCATGGATCAACATATGGAGGCAACCCATTAGCTGCTGTAGTTGCAGTCGAAGCACTTAAAATCATTGAAGATGAAGATCTTATCACCAATAGTGAACTATTAGGTAAAATCTTCAGAGAAGAGATGAAACACATACCATCGAGATATATCAAAGAGGTTCGTGGAAAAGGACTTCTTAATGCAATAGAAATTGATGCAGCCTCCCCTAAAAGTGCTTGGGACCTCTGTTTAGAGTTGAAAGATAGAGGTATATTAGCAAAACCTACCCATGATTATAATATTCGTTTTACACCGCCACTTGTTATTAATGAGGCACAATTACGTGAAGCTATTGAGATCATTAAGGATGTACTGGTAAACATTTAA
- a CDS encoding tetratricopeptide repeat protein yields the protein MRSKLYLILSIIFYASFGFAQSHETISYNNYDDESLFMLSRDALEANNYGEAYEYCLEYLGQRRKVSNEEYIKGCIRLGKLFESEYNDILAITFIEKGVKAIPKDQPQRQAVLLRKLGDLYLKIHDLDKAYECSFESLGLFEDVGDQNSSADLLNRLGNIYRENHKIHKALSYFRKAETIYQAIGDSVGLGNNYADIGQLYTEERMFSFANSFLKKSLLLIKNESKNRIWIGRINYYYGLVYFWKKDYDLAIGRFQEAVRYLSSHENSKELISAHATMGRIFTDKGKLKEASNAFHVAYILQDKQMNEQQISEQLKLKVQLEISKKDEQLKKMMIETEKESQQKRFFNVLTISILIILILLLLLALTLTHYRVRTSKQTSEILRHENELKMNENRRLIAENESAQATAKLNNLEKIKLQNDLKHKQQQLSTHSIHLLNKNNALINVQDKLKEYIRAKNRNIDDLHKIVREINEFINLDKDWDNFKLHFESVHEGFFRRLKELYPGLTQDELKLCAYLRINLSSKEISKILNINPTSVNKRRNRLRKKLDITPEINLVDFIMRI from the coding sequence ATGAGATCGAAACTTTACCTTATACTATCTATTATTTTTTATGCCTCCTTTGGTTTTGCTCAAAGCCATGAGACTATCTCGTACAACAATTATGATGACGAGTCATTGTTCATGCTTAGTAGAGATGCGCTTGAAGCAAACAATTATGGTGAAGCATATGAATATTGTCTTGAATATTTAGGACAACGCCGAAAGGTTTCAAACGAAGAGTATATTAAAGGATGCATTCGCTTAGGTAAACTTTTTGAAAGTGAATACAATGATATATTAGCAATTACTTTTATCGAAAAAGGTGTAAAAGCGATTCCTAAAGATCAGCCACAAAGACAAGCTGTTCTTCTGCGGAAACTTGGTGATCTATACCTTAAGATTCATGATCTAGATAAAGCGTACGAATGTAGTTTCGAGAGCTTAGGATTATTCGAAGATGTAGGAGATCAAAACTCTTCTGCAGATTTGTTGAATAGACTCGGTAATATCTATCGCGAGAATCATAAAATACACAAAGCATTATCTTATTTCAGAAAAGCGGAAACGATCTATCAAGCAATTGGTGATTCTGTTGGGCTAGGTAATAACTATGCAGATATTGGACAACTATACACGGAAGAGAGAATGTTCTCTTTTGCCAATAGTTTTCTAAAGAAGAGTTTATTACTTATCAAAAATGAATCTAAGAATAGGATTTGGATTGGACGTATTAATTACTACTATGGATTAGTTTACTTTTGGAAAAAAGATTATGATTTAGCTATAGGTCGTTTTCAAGAAGCTGTAAGATACTTATCATCTCATGAAAACAGTAAAGAGCTAATTTCCGCGCATGCCACCATGGGCCGTATTTTTACGGATAAAGGAAAACTTAAAGAAGCATCCAATGCTTTTCATGTTGCATACATTCTTCAAGACAAACAGATGAATGAGCAACAGATAAGCGAACAGTTGAAATTGAAAGTTCAATTAGAGATCTCTAAAAAAGATGAACAGCTGAAGAAAATGATGATTGAAACAGAGAAAGAGAGCCAACAAAAACGTTTCTTTAATGTTTTAACCATTTCGATTCTCATCATTCTTATTCTTCTATTACTATTGGCACTAACTCTTACTCACTATAGAGTAAGGACATCAAAACAGACAAGTGAAATCTTAAGACATGAAAATGAACTTAAGATGAATGAGAATAGACGATTAATTGCAGAGAATGAATCAGCTCAAGCGACAGCTAAATTGAATAATTTAGAGAAGATAAAGCTTCAAAATGATCTAAAACATAAACAGCAACAATTATCAACACACTCTATCCACCTTTTGAATAAGAACAATGCATTGATCAATGTTCAAGATAAGCTGAAAGAGTATATTAGAGCCAAGAATAGAAACATTGATGACCTTCATAAGATTGTTCGTGAGATCAATGAATTTATTAATCTTGACAAAGATTGGGATAACTTCAAGCTACACTTCGAAAGTGTACATGAAGGCTTCTTTAGACGATTAAAAGAACTATATCCAGGACTTACGCAAGATGAATTGAAGTTGTGTGCATATTTAAGAATAAACCTATCTTCAAAAGAGATAAGTAAGATTCTTAATATCAACCCTACTTCGGTGAATAAACGAAGAAATAGATTACGTAAAAAACTAGATATTACTCCTGAAATCAACCTTGTTGACTTCATCATGAGAATATAA
- a CDS encoding 1-acyl-sn-glycerol-3-phosphate acyltransferase: MMKRSFCKLLIRISGWKVVGSKVEDNKCIIIGAPHTSLWDFVIGWVGYNTLGKNPNVMIRSEFFVFPLGPIIRWMGALPLDRKKGSNSLKQIVKTFNERDSLQLALTPEGTRKATTQWKGGFHAIARLAKVPVYIGYFDFQKKELRFDIPFEITKDVNNDLERIKKWYHDQGVVGYHPDQFITGYE, encoded by the coding sequence ATGATGAAACGTTCTTTTTGTAAATTATTGATTCGTATTTCGGGTTGGAAAGTTGTAGGATCAAAAGTGGAAGACAATAAATGTATTATTATAGGTGCTCCTCATACAAGTTTATGGGACTTTGTTATTGGTTGGGTTGGATATAATACATTAGGAAAGAATCCAAACGTAATGATTCGATCTGAGTTTTTTGTTTTTCCTTTAGGACCTATTATTAGGTGGATGGGAGCACTCCCATTGGATAGAAAAAAGGGGTCAAATTCCCTTAAACAGATCGTAAAAACATTTAACGAACGGGATTCTCTTCAGCTAGCGCTTACACCAGAAGGAACTCGAAAGGCAACAACTCAATGGAAAGGTGGATTTCACGCCATAGCTAGATTAGCAAAAGTACCTGTATATATAGGTTATTTTGATTTTCAAAAGAAGGAGTTGCGTTTTGATATTCCATTTGAAATCACAAAAGATGTGAACAATGATTTAGAACGAATTAAAAAGTGGTATCACGATCAAGGAGTGGTAGGTTATCATCCAGATCAGTTTATTACAGGTTACGAATAA
- a CDS encoding family 20 glycosylhydrolase, translating into MKWTIFKFAALLSLTVLLSCCNTGNVNKEEYNIFPKVKNIAEDSGYYITSRNVTISSNTALLKGVERTASNILERDFNIKSQTERSNKATNIRFILTNKKDNRGEGYQLSITEKGIVIQSSKPTGILYGIQTLAQLIHINDDNSTVQFKKVNIVDYPRYKHRGLFLDVCNHYFDIEQLKEVIRIMSRLKMNKLTLGIFNASAWRMEIKSHPLLVEKIAWRKIRIYEKGKLPSKYIREDRMYGGYYTQEELYQLIRYANKLNVEIIPHVEINDKQGPIKEIYPYLVCNKITTNTHNKRHHQTCLTSPHVLEFWSIIFDEITNVFESEYIHIGGGTKTVNHSDLCDHCLQHMVDNDINSTDELKNYFFSNIETLLNSKNRKLLGWNNVYSYAKNNNSTSMVWQNSEMITKNIQKDLHTIIGIERYHSLKIPQNHIHTPMERGLLTLRDIYEYKPNKYHTNLKEEHIDGITALLWTFEIKSFDELTYQLFPRLFAIAENAWCGLENKEWNNFNYRQKKMGEYLTKDHIRQGELAERIDFNSTKSIHGKHLLILSNDANKPMRYTLDGSMPNHNSLKYIKPIPINKITHIKAKIEDDKKKPSSFVYEKTINSHKAIMAKVEFKYPYSVDKGKGKENCLVDGILNEFIAIEKENIDFTIDLQEDKTINAISTNWLIRPMRSIFEPISVSYHISLDGQEFKNIFEEMYPAENRENDMRVVTCYPRGIKARYIRVIGENRRKNPTGHITPIWFKNPDKNASLYLDEVIVE; encoded by the coding sequence ATGAAGTGGACAATATTTAAATTTGCGGCTCTTCTATCTCTTACAGTTTTATTGAGTTGTTGTAACACTGGCAACGTCAATAAAGAGGAATACAACATTTTTCCCAAAGTAAAGAATATCGCGGAAGACAGTGGATACTACATCACAAGTAGAAACGTAACAATATCAAGCAACACTGCTTTACTCAAAGGTGTGGAGAGAACTGCTTCCAACATTTTAGAACGAGATTTCAATATAAAATCCCAAACAGAGAGATCAAATAAAGCGACTAATATCAGATTTATTCTAACAAATAAAAAAGACAATAGAGGTGAAGGGTATCAACTTTCTATTACCGAAAAAGGTATAGTTATTCAATCATCTAAACCCACAGGAATACTATATGGAATTCAGACACTAGCTCAGCTTATCCATATAAACGATGATAACAGTACAGTTCAATTCAAGAAAGTTAATATTGTAGATTATCCTAGATACAAACATCGTGGCTTATTCTTAGATGTTTGCAATCACTACTTTGATATCGAACAACTCAAAGAAGTAATCCGTATTATGTCACGCTTAAAAATGAATAAGCTAACCTTAGGTATCTTCAATGCCTCTGCATGGAGAATGGAGATTAAGTCTCACCCTCTGTTAGTAGAAAAAATAGCATGGAGAAAAATTCGCATATACGAAAAAGGAAAACTTCCTTCTAAATATATCCGAGAAGATAGGATGTACGGTGGGTATTACACACAAGAGGAGCTGTATCAATTAATTAGGTATGCTAATAAATTAAACGTCGAAATCATACCTCATGTAGAAATTAATGACAAACAAGGTCCAATCAAAGAAATATATCCATATTTAGTTTGCAATAAGATCACGACAAATACTCATAACAAACGCCATCACCAAACTTGCTTAACAAGCCCTCATGTACTTGAATTCTGGTCTATAATTTTTGATGAAATAACGAATGTTTTTGAAAGTGAATATATCCATATAGGAGGAGGAACAAAAACAGTAAATCATTCTGACTTATGCGACCACTGCCTACAACATATGGTGGATAATGATATAAACTCTACTGACGAACTAAAAAATTATTTCTTTTCCAATATTGAAACTTTATTAAACTCTAAAAACAGAAAACTTTTAGGATGGAACAATGTATACTCATATGCTAAGAACAACAACTCAACATCTATGGTTTGGCAGAACTCTGAGATGATAACTAAAAACATTCAGAAAGATCTACATACTATAATTGGTATTGAAAGATATCATTCACTAAAAATTCCACAGAATCACATACACACTCCTATGGAAAGGGGGTTGTTAACATTGAGAGATATCTACGAATACAAGCCTAACAAATACCACACCAACCTTAAAGAGGAACACATTGATGGTATTACAGCTCTATTATGGACATTCGAAATTAAATCTTTCGATGAACTAACCTATCAACTTTTCCCAAGGCTTTTTGCAATTGCTGAGAATGCATGGTGTGGTTTAGAAAATAAGGAGTGGAATAACTTCAATTATCGACAAAAAAAGATGGGAGAATATCTCACAAAAGATCATATTAGACAAGGTGAGTTAGCCGAAAGAATAGATTTTAATTCAACCAAATCAATTCACGGGAAACATCTGCTTATTCTGTCTAATGATGCGAATAAACCGATGAGATACACATTAGATGGTTCAATGCCAAATCACAATTCTCTCAAATATATTAAGCCAATTCCAATCAATAAAATAACACATATAAAAGCTAAAATTGAGGATGATAAGAAGAAGCCCTCTTCTTTTGTTTATGAAAAAACCATCAATAGCCATAAAGCCATTATGGCTAAGGTCGAGTTTAAATATCCATATTCCGTTGATAAAGGAAAAGGGAAAGAAAATTGTCTAGTAGATGGTATTCTTAATGAGTTTATTGCAATAGAGAAAGAAAATATCGACTTCACTATTGACTTGCAAGAAGATAAAACTATAAACGCAATCTCAACCAATTGGCTTATTCGACCTATGAGATCTATCTTCGAACCAATATCAGTATCCTACCATATATCCTTAGACGGACAAGAATTCAAAAACATATTCGAAGAGATGTACCCTGCAGAGAATAGAGAAAACGATATGCGAGTAGTGACATGTTACCCTCGTGGAATCAAAGCTAGATATATCCGTGTCATAGGAGAAAATAGACGAAAAAATCCTACAGGACACATTACCCCTATATGGTTCAAAAACCCAGATAAAAATGCATCACTCTATTTAGATGAGGTCATTGTAGAGTAA
- a CDS encoding anaerobic sulfatase maturase, whose translation MAKKYRPLNSVLVKPTGPDCNLNCTYCFYLEKAELFKEQKIHRMSDETLEEMVRQVMQQSGEAVSFGWQGGEPTQMGVDFFQKAIDFEMKYGHGQSVGNGLQTNGLLLNEDWARFLKKYDWLVGLSLDGPQHIHDKYRFDRAGKGTWERVERNAKMLLEAGVSVNAMCCITDYSSQYAEELYNYYKNMGLTFMQFIPVVETDKNDPTLAAPFSLDPVDYGHFMIKLFDLWINDFKDGQPTTSIRFFESIFHAYVGMEPPECGLMKECGAYVVVEHNGNVYSCDFFVEPKFKLGNIKHDRVINMLNSKRQQSFGAAKANVPRKCKMCEWYTKCYGGCTKDRIKDPADNKQPRFCTAYKMIFKHVDPVMKSLAAQWKEQQAQFQKSQQSGGTYNAFEDFVK comes from the coding sequence ATGGCTAAAAAATACAGACCTTTAAATTCAGTCTTGGTGAAACCTACTGGACCAGACTGTAATCTTAACTGCACATATTGTTTCTATTTAGAGAAAGCAGAACTCTTTAAAGAACAGAAAATACATCGAATGTCTGATGAAACACTTGAGGAGATGGTTCGTCAAGTAATGCAACAGTCTGGTGAGGCTGTCTCTTTTGGATGGCAAGGAGGTGAACCTACACAAATGGGGGTTGACTTTTTCCAAAAAGCAATTGATTTTGAGATGAAATATGGTCATGGACAATCTGTTGGAAATGGATTACAAACTAATGGTCTTTTGTTAAATGAGGACTGGGCTAGGTTTCTAAAGAAATATGATTGGCTTGTTGGATTATCTTTGGATGGTCCACAGCATATCCATGATAAGTATCGATTTGATCGTGCTGGTAAGGGAACATGGGAAAGAGTTGAGCGAAATGCTAAAATGCTTCTTGAGGCAGGTGTGTCGGTTAATGCGATGTGTTGTATTACCGATTATTCATCACAGTATGCTGAAGAGTTGTACAACTATTATAAGAATATGGGATTAACTTTTATGCAGTTTATCCCAGTCGTTGAGACCGATAAAAATGATCCTACTTTAGCTGCACCTTTCTCTTTAGATCCTGTTGACTATGGACATTTTATGATTAAGCTTTTTGACCTGTGGATTAATGACTTTAAAGATGGTCAACCTACTACATCAATTCGTTTCTTTGAATCAATATTTCATGCCTATGTAGGTATGGAGCCACCTGAGTGTGGGTTGATGAAAGAGTGTGGTGCATATGTTGTTGTTGAGCATAATGGAAATGTCTATTCTTGTGATTTCTTTGTGGAACCGAAATTTAAGTTAGGTAATATTAAGCATGATCGTGTGATTAATATGTTGAATTCAAAGAGACAGCAATCCTTTGGTGCAGCAAAAGCAAATGTTCCTAGAAAATGTAAAATGTGTGAGTGGTACACGAAATGTTATGGCGGATGTACCAAAGATCGTATTAAAGATCCAGCGGATAACAAACAGCCACGTTTTTGTACTGCATACAAGATGATCTTTAAGCATGTTGATCCTGTGATGAAATCTTTGGCTGCTCAGTGGAAAGAGCAGCAGGCTCAGTTTCAGAAGTCTCAACAAAGTGGTGGTACTTATAATGCTTTTGAAGATTTTGTGAAATAA
- a CDS encoding tRNA threonylcarbamoyladenosine dehydratase, with amino-acid sequence MNWFRRTEILVGDKAMQDLRDAHVIVIGLGGVGAYAAESICRAGVGRMTLVDGDTVDESNRNRQLPALLSTNGKPKAEVLRDRFIDINPEIVITVVNRFIRDDQTVELLESGNYDCVVDCIDTLSPKVNLLRHCVERGIPIVSSMGAGGKFDPTQIEIVDISESYNCKLARQVRKRLGKFNIRQGIPVVFSPEEVEISKVIEEKGQNKASVVGTISYMPPAFGCAVASIVLRKLLNKV; translated from the coding sequence ATGAATTGGTTTAGAAGAACTGAGATTCTTGTTGGAGATAAAGCAATGCAAGATCTTAGAGATGCGCATGTTATTGTGATTGGTCTTGGTGGTGTTGGTGCATATGCCGCTGAATCTATTTGTAGAGCTGGGGTAGGACGAATGACATTAGTGGATGGAGATACTGTGGATGAGAGCAATCGTAACAGGCAATTGCCTGCATTATTATCTACTAATGGAAAGCCTAAAGCTGAAGTTTTAAGGGATCGGTTTATCGATATTAATCCTGAAATAGTGATAACTGTTGTAAATCGTTTTATTAGGGATGATCAAACAGTAGAACTTCTTGAGTCTGGTAATTATGATTGTGTGGTTGACTGTATTGATACGCTTTCACCTAAGGTTAATTTATTACGACATTGTGTAGAGCGTGGTATTCCGATTGTCAGTTCTATGGGAGCTGGAGGGAAGTTTGATCCTACACAAATAGAAATCGTTGATATTAGTGAAAGTTATAACTGCAAATTAGCAAGACAAGTGAGAAAACGTCTAGGGAAATTCAATATTCGTCAAGGAATCCCAGTTGTGTTTTCACCTGAAGAGGTCGAGATTTCAAAAGTGATTGAAGAAAAGGGTCAGAATAAAGCTTCTGTTGTTGGTACAATATCATATATGCCTCCTGCCTTTGGGTGTGCGGTGGCCTCTATTGTATTACGCAAACTACTAAACAAGGTATAA
- the ychF gene encoding redox-regulated ATPase YchF, producing the protein MALQCGIVGLPNVGKSTLFNCLSNAKAQSANFPFCTIEPNVGVITVPDDRLIKLEELVKPERVQPATVEIVDIAGLVKGASKGEGLGNKFLSNIRETDAIIHVVRCFEDDNITHVDGSIDPVRDKEVIDTELQLKDLETVETRLLKAQKMAKTGKDAAAIRLVGILERYRDTLLQGKSARVVELSEQEEEVTKDLYLLTTKPILYVCNVDEASLRNGNPHIDAFKNAVKEENAEVLILAAAIEADIAELETYEEREMFLDDLGIEEPGVANLIRSAYKLLCLETYFTAGVKEVRAWTYPKGATAPQAAGVIHSDFEKGFIRAEVIKYVDYVELKSEAACKDKGKMSIEGKEYIVQDGDIMHFRFNV; encoded by the coding sequence ATGGCACTACAATGTGGTATCGTGGGTCTTCCAAATGTAGGAAAGTCCACTCTTTTTAATTGCCTTTCTAATGCGAAAGCACAGTCTGCAAATTTTCCATTCTGTACGATAGAACCAAATGTTGGTGTGATTACAGTTCCAGACGATCGATTGATAAAACTAGAAGAGCTTGTAAAACCTGAAAGAGTTCAGCCTGCAACAGTTGAGATTGTTGATATTGCTGGTTTGGTGAAGGGTGCAAGTAAAGGCGAAGGTCTAGGAAATAAGTTCCTTTCAAATATTAGAGAAACAGATGCAATTATCCATGTGGTTCGTTGTTTTGAAGATGATAATATTACGCACGTAGATGGATCTATTGACCCAGTACGTGATAAAGAGGTAATTGACACAGAACTTCAGTTGAAGGATCTTGAGACTGTGGAGACTCGTCTGTTGAAAGCACAGAAGATGGCTAAAACAGGGAAAGATGCAGCTGCAATTCGTTTGGTAGGTATTTTAGAAAGATATAGAGATACGCTTCTTCAAGGTAAATCAGCTCGTGTAGTTGAATTATCAGAACAGGAAGAAGAAGTGACAAAAGATCTTTATCTTTTGACGACGAAGCCTATTTTATATGTTTGTAATGTTGATGAGGCTTCTCTACGTAATGGAAATCCACATATTGATGCGTTCAAAAATGCTGTTAAAGAAGAAAATGCTGAAGTGTTGATTCTTGCCGCTGCAATTGAGGCTGATATTGCTGAATTAGAGACTTATGAAGAGCGTGAAATGTTCTTGGATGATCTTGGTATCGAAGAGCCTGGTGTTGCTAACTTGATTCGTTCTGCTTATAAATTGTTATGTCTTGAGACCTATTTTACAGCTGGAGTAAAAGAAGTTCGTGCATGGACTTACCCTAAAGGAGCTACAGCACCACAAGCTGCAGGGGTTATCCACTCTGACTTTGAGAAAGGATTTATTCGTGCAGAGGTAATCAAATATGTTGATTATGTTGAGCTAAAGTCCGAAGCTGCATGTAAAGACAAAGGTAAAATGTCGATTGAAGGTAAGGAGTATATTGTACAAGATGGAGATATTATGCATTTCCGTTTCAATGTATAA